Proteins from a genomic interval of Nostoc sp. TCL240-02:
- a CDS encoding phosphorylase, whose protein sequence is MPNFLPINTILVPQGAEYKAVCRGLSGVTGSIPKVAAIPVGMKPLLKYLQASPENGQLMVPKSRVLIMGICGSLSDRYRVGDIVLYQDCIYQGNLLECDRTFTAQLHSCISEKVSLVKSLTSDRIIWSAAEKLRLGEILAADVVDMEGFTALEFFNAAKVSVAMLRVVSDDCQHDIPDLTPAINSDGSLNPFPLAMAMLRQPLAATRLIRGSLTALKMLEQVTNMLFSDNRLK, encoded by the coding sequence GTGCCTAATTTTTTGCCCATCAACACAATTCTGGTGCCTCAAGGAGCAGAATATAAAGCTGTTTGTCGCGGATTGAGCGGCGTTACTGGTTCCATCCCAAAGGTAGCAGCCATACCTGTTGGGATGAAGCCTTTACTCAAATATCTGCAAGCATCCCCAGAAAATGGACAATTGATGGTTCCCAAATCCAGAGTGCTGATTATGGGTATCTGTGGCAGCTTGAGCGATCGCTACAGAGTTGGTGATATTGTGCTGTATCAAGATTGTATTTATCAAGGGAATCTTCTAGAGTGCGATCGCACATTCACAGCACAATTGCACTCTTGCATATCAGAAAAAGTATCATTGGTCAAGTCATTAACTAGCGATCGCATAATTTGGTCTGCTGCCGAAAAACTTCGTTTGGGTGAGATTTTGGCGGCTGATGTTGTTGATATGGAAGGATTTACTGCCTTAGAGTTTTTCAATGCCGCCAAGGTATCTGTGGCAATGCTGCGAGTAGTCAGTGACGATTGTCAGCACGATATCCCCGATCTCACACCAGCAATTAACTCTGATGGCTCCCTAAACCCTTTCCCTTTAGCGATGGCAATGCTTAGACAACCGCTTGCAGCTACTCGGCTAATTCGAGGTTCATTAACAGCATTAAAGATGTTAGAGCAAGTTACAAATATGCTCTTTTCTGATAATAGACTGAAATAA
- a CDS encoding bifunctional diguanylate cyclase/phosphodiesterase, translating to MNFNQNLHLYSFLANFRWLKKSYTAKIMLVAFLGTHVPLLTLLLSFVISNSYSFEMAARVMSIALLATLAGTAATLYALNHLLKPVILTSGALQNYLNTKTLPKLPTEFADEAGTLMADTSQTLHKLDELIHQITNYDDLTGLPNRDLFRDRLHQILSQPENNQRLVAVFVLSIDDFTGMSHGLDHQTTNLLLRAVAKRLLTSTPQTDTLAYLKGDEFALARMDIHSLESVIKLSQMLLSTLSKPFSVERNLIHITVSIGITLNNLTDHNSVDQLLQQAHIALYQAKQQGRSQYQFYSPEMNVQLQERLTLEKELHGALERGEMLVYYQPLIDLHSGQVIAMEALLRWQHPTLGLVSPVKFIPIAEANGAIVPIGEWVLHTACAQTRAWQLAGFAPIRISVNLSARQFEQPYLVEIVNQILEETGLQASSLELEVTESFLMADIDRSVKTLKQLRELGICLALDDFGTGYSSLNYLKRFPVNMLKIDKSFVQDVMSNPDSAAVTNAIIALAKSLRLKITAEGVETQEQLEYLKMRGCDEGQGFYFSRPVPADIIAPMLEKSSQQMEITTT from the coding sequence ATGAATTTCAATCAAAACTTACACTTGTACTCGTTTCTAGCTAATTTTAGATGGCTCAAAAAAAGTTACACCGCTAAAATCATGTTGGTGGCTTTTTTGGGTACTCATGTACCACTTCTAACATTACTTTTGAGTTTCGTCATCTCAAACTCTTATTCCTTTGAGATGGCGGCACGAGTTATGAGCATTGCTCTACTGGCTACATTAGCGGGTACAGCTGCTACCCTCTATGCATTAAACCATCTCCTCAAACCGGTCATTTTGACATCTGGTGCATTACAAAATTATCTGAACACCAAAACATTACCTAAATTGCCCACAGAATTTGCTGATGAAGCGGGTACTTTGATGGCAGATACCTCACAAACTCTTCACAAATTAGATGAGTTAATTCACCAAATCACTAATTATGATGACCTGACTGGATTGCCCAATCGTGATTTATTCCGCGATCGCCTCCATCAAATTCTATCCCAACCTGAAAACAACCAGCGCCTTGTAGCTGTCTTTGTACTCAGTATTGATGATTTCACTGGTATGAGTCATGGATTGGATCATCAGACAACAAATTTATTGTTAAGAGCAGTTGCCAAGAGGTTATTAACCAGCACGCCGCAAACAGATACTCTCGCCTATTTAAAAGGAGATGAATTTGCTCTTGCCCGAATGGATATTCATTCTTTGGAAAGTGTAATTAAGCTATCTCAGATGCTGTTGAGTACCCTGAGCAAACCCTTTTCTGTAGAACGTAACTTGATTCATATTACCGTCAGTATCGGTATCACACTTAATAACCTAACCGATCATAATAGCGTAGATCAACTTTTGCAACAGGCTCATATAGCGCTTTACCAGGCTAAACAGCAAGGGCGTAGCCAATACCAATTTTATTCGCCAGAAATGAATGTTCAGTTGCAAGAGCGACTGACTTTAGAAAAGGAATTACATGGAGCGCTTGAGCGTGGTGAAATGCTGGTTTATTATCAACCTCTGATTGATTTACATAGCGGACAAGTTATAGCGATGGAAGCGTTGCTTCGCTGGCAGCATCCTACATTAGGTTTGGTTTCTCCAGTAAAGTTTATTCCCATTGCAGAAGCCAATGGTGCGATCGTACCAATTGGTGAATGGGTTTTGCATACTGCTTGCGCCCAAACCCGTGCTTGGCAGCTTGCTGGATTTGCCCCAATTCGGATATCTGTGAATCTGTCAGCTCGACAGTTTGAACAACCCTATCTGGTTGAGATAGTCAACCAAATTCTTGAAGAAACTGGACTCCAAGCATCTTCCTTAGAACTAGAAGTAACAGAAAGCTTCTTGATGGCTGATATTGATCGTTCAGTTAAAACCTTAAAACAATTACGAGAACTGGGTATCTGCTTGGCTCTAGACGATTTCGGTACTGGTTATTCCTCCCTGAATTATTTGAAACGCTTTCCTGTAAATATGCTCAAAATTGATAAGTCATTTGTGCAGGATGTCATGTCTAATCCTGATAGCGCCGCCGTCACCAATGCGATTATTGCCCTAGCAAAGAGCCTCCGCTTGAAAATCACAGCAGAGGGTGTGGAAACCCAAGAACAGCTTGAATATCTAAAAATGCGTGGATGTGATGAAGGTCAGG